One Sphingobacteriales bacterium DNA segment encodes these proteins:
- the ccoN gene encoding cytochrome-c oxidase, cbb3-type subunit I, producing MDTNQNKNPQQIENFNYDNSIVKLFAGATVFWGVVGMLAGLWIALALVFPAMNLDLPYTTFGRVRPVHTNAVIFAFVGNTIFMGVYYSLQRLCKARMYSDLLSKIHFWGWQSIIVIGAITLLLGFTSSKEYAELEWPIDIAITLIWVLFGINLFGTIIQRREKHIYVGIWFYIATWVTVALLHIVNSLAIPVSLFKSYSLFAGVQDALVQWWYGHNAVAFFLTTPYLGLMYYFLPKAAERPVYSYRLSILHFWTLIFLYIWAGPHHLLYTALPDWAQSLGVVFSFMLIVPSWGGMLNGLLTLRGAWDKVREDAILKFMVVAVTGYGMATFEGPMLSLKNFNAIAHFTDWIIGHVHIGALAWNGFLTFGILYWLVPRIFQTNLYSKKLANWHFIIGTIGILFYAIPLYWAGFMQSMMWKQFTPEGQLQYQFLETVTYMKPFYALRSFGGSLYIVGVFIMIYNLYKTIASGNFLANEPASAYPLAVSEDHHSGGHWHRWIESRPVTMLVVSLIVVAIGGLVELVPTFLIKSNVPNIAAVKPYTPLELQGRDIYVREGCYTCHTQMVRPFRSEIERYGEYSKAGEFIYDRPFQWGSKRTGPDLARIGGKYPDSWHFNHMLNPQDFTPGSIMPPYPWLFDCQIDEASTPGKIRAMASLGVPYPKDYDAVANEDLNKQANEIAARLKKDNITIAPNTEIVAIIAYLQRLGKDIKAENEKQLQAKETTSKSGN from the coding sequence ATGGATACCAATCAAAACAAAAATCCACAACAAATTGAAAATTTTAATTACGACAACTCCATTGTAAAGCTCTTTGCCGGAGCAACCGTTTTTTGGGGTGTGGTAGGCATGTTAGCAGGCCTTTGGATAGCATTAGCACTCGTTTTTCCGGCCATGAACTTAGACTTACCTTATACTACCTTCGGTAGGGTTAGGCCCGTTCATACCAATGCTGTTATTTTTGCCTTTGTAGGGAATACCATATTTATGGGTGTTTACTACTCCTTACAACGTCTTTGCAAGGCGCGAATGTATAGCGACCTGTTAAGCAAAATACATTTTTGGGGGTGGCAAAGCATTATTGTTATAGGCGCAATTACCTTACTTTTAGGCTTTACATCAAGCAAAGAATACGCCGAATTAGAATGGCCCATAGACATAGCAATAACACTGATATGGGTTTTGTTTGGTATCAACTTGTTTGGTACTATAATACAGCGCCGCGAAAAACATATTTATGTAGGTATTTGGTTTTATATTGCAACCTGGGTAACCGTTGCCCTTTTGCATATTGTAAACTCTTTGGCAATTCCAGTTTCACTGTTTAAAAGTTATTCGCTTTTTGCCGGTGTTCAAGATGCCCTCGTTCAATGGTGGTACGGGCATAATGCCGTAGCGTTCTTTTTAACTACGCCCTATTTGGGCTTGATGTATTATTTTTTACCCAAAGCCGCCGAAAGACCCGTTTACTCGTATCGCCTGTCGATACTGCACTTTTGGACGCTTATATTTTTATATATTTGGGCAGGCCCGCACCACCTGCTTTATACTGCCCTGCCCGACTGGGCGCAATCTTTAGGCGTTGTTTTCTCATTCATGCTTATTGTACCCTCTTGGGGCGGTATGCTAAACGGGCTGCTTACGTTAAGAGGTGCCTGGGATAAAGTGCGCGAAGATGCCATCTTAAAATTTATGGTTGTAGCTGTTACCGGATATGGAATGGCAACGTTTGAAGGCCCCATGCTTTCGCTTAAAAACTTTAATGCCATAGCGCATTTTACCGACTGGATTATAGGGCACGTTCATATAGGTGCTTTAGCTTGGAATGGGTTCTTAACCTTCGGAATTTTATACTGGTTGGTTCCTCGAATATTTCAAACCAATTTATACTCTAAAAAATTAGCTAACTGGCATTTTATAATAGGCACTATTGGTATTTTGTTTTATGCCATTCCGCTGTATTGGGCAGGTTTTATGCAAAGTATGATGTGGAAACAATTTACCCCCGAAGGGCAACTGCAATATCAGTTTTTAGAAACTGTAACTTATATGAAACCGTTTTATGCGTTGCGCTCTTTTGGCGGTTCGTTATATATTGTAGGGGTATTTATTATGATATACAACCTGTACAAAACCATAGCTTCCGGAAATTTTTTGGCAAACGAGCCTGCCTCGGCCTACCCCTTGGCAGTTAGCGAAGACCACCACTCGGGAGGACATTGGCATAGATGGATAGAAAGTCGCCCCGTTACCATGTTGGTAGTCAGTTTAATTGTGGTAGCCATTGGCGGTTTAGTTGAGTTAGTACCTACTTTTTTAATTAAATCGAACGTGCCTAATATTGCAGCTGTAAAACCATATACCCCACTTGAACTTCAGGGGCGCGATATTTATGTACGCGAAGGATGTTACACTTGCCACACTCAAATGGTGCGCCCGTTTAGGTCAGAAATTGAAAGATATGGCGAATACTCTAAGGCTGGCGAGTTTATTTACGACCGCCCATTTCAATGGGGCAGCAAACGCACAGGGCCCGATTTGGCACGTATAGGCGGCAAATACCCCGACTCATGGCATTTTAACCACATGCTTAACCCACAAGATTTTACACCTGGTTCAATTATGCCCCCCTACCCTTGGCTTTTTGACTGCCAAATAGACGAAGCATCAACGCCCGGAAAAATTAGGGCGATGGCAAGTTTAGGTGTGCCATATCCTAAAGATTACGATGCAGTTGCCAACGAAGATTTAAATAAACAAGCCAACGAAATTGCCGCTCGTTTAAAGAAAGACAATATTACTATTGCGCCCAATACCGAAATAGTAGCCATAATTGCCTATTTGCAGCGTTTGGGTAAAGATATTAAAGCCGAAAATGAAAAACAACTGCAAGCAAAAGAAACTACTTCTAAATCCGGAAATTAA
- the ccoS gene encoding cbb3-type cytochrome oxidase assembly protein CcoS codes for MSVLVILLLASMSLAGGFLAAFLWAVGNGQLDDTDSPSVRILNDEDTI; via the coding sequence ATGAGCGTTCTTGTTATTTTGCTTTTAGCAAGCATGAGTTTAGCCGGAGGTTTTTTAGCAGCCTTTTTGTGGGCAGTTGGCAATGGGCAGTTAGATGATACAGACTCGCCAAGTGTCCGAATTTTAAATGATGAGGATACAATTTAA